The Cetobacterium sp. ZOR0034 DNA segment CTTTGTCGTTAACTCCTCTAAAATCTCATAAAGTCCTAAAATATATTTATGAGGTAGATCTCTATAAGTTATCTCTGTCATATTTCTATTCATATCCCATTTTACATAAGATATTGGAGCCTCAGAGAATCTTTCAGATAAGATATCTACAATATACTTTCTAACCTCTGGCTTTGATAAATCTAAAATATACTGATTTCTTCCCATAGATAATCTTCTATTTTTTACACCAAGTATCCAGTCTGGATGCTCCTCGTATAGTTTACTATTTTTACTGATCATCTCTGGCTCAAACCAAAGTCCAAATCTTATATCTTCATTTACTACTCTTTCACCTAATCCTTTAACTCCATTAGGTAGTTTATCTAAATTCGGGAACCAATCTCCTAAAGATGTTTTATCATCATCTCTTTTTCCAAACCATCCATCATCTAAAACGAAAAGCTCGAACCCTAATTTTTTTGCCTTCGAAGCCATAGCTACAATCTTATCCTCGTTGAAGTCAAAGTATGTCGCTTCCCAGTTATTTACCAAAATTGGTCTCTCTTTATCTCTCCACTCACCTCTAGCAACTCTTTCACGGAATAATTTATGGAAAGTTTTACTCATCTCATTCATTCCATTCTCACTGTAAACTATTATTGCTTCTGGTGTAGTAAAACTCTCTCCGGGATTTAAATTCCATTTAAAATCAAATGGATTGATTCCCATCGTAACTCTTGTGGCATCAAAATGATCTACCTCTACGTGAGCTAAGAAATTTCCAGAGTAAACAAGTGCAAATCCTATGCTCTCTCCTGAATCCTCTGTCGTATTCGGACGCTTTAAAATTATGAATGGATTTTGATGAGCACTACTTGCTCCTCTTGTACTATCTATATACTGTGATCCAACTTCTAATTTTCTAGTTTTTATGAATCTTTCTCTAGCCCAAGCTCCAGAAAGATGTATCATCTCATAGTTATAATCAGGTAGATCAAGGGCAAAACTCATAGCTCTATTTATATCTATCTTTTCCGTTCCATGATTTACAAATCTAGCATTTCTTGTTATTACATCTCTATTTTTATAAACCGTATATGTTAAGAATAATTTACAGTTTAAAACTTCATCTTTTAACTCAATTTCTAACGTATTTGCTTCATCCTCACTTTCAACATAGGTTGAAGGTAGTCCATCTAATCTCTCCTTACCCTTATAAACTCTATATCCCTTATATACGAAGTCACTAACTCTGCTGCCATCCTCTGACTCTAGCTCAAAAGCTGGTTTTCTAAAATCTGTCGTTCCATAAGATGGATACTCTTGTTTGTAATACTCAAGTGAAAATCCTGGGTCATCTTCATGATGAGCTATTATTCCTATCCCTACTTCGGGTTGATAGAAAAAGTGTTTAAAGCTTTCTCTATGTCTTATTTTTTTTCCAAAATATAGATGACCTAACTGCTCATTTTTCATAACATTGAATATATAACTTGTATTTGGTCCTTGTAAGTGAAACTCTCTATTCTCTTTATTTATGTATATCATCTTTCCTCCCGACTAATCTAAATAACTCTCTTTTATATATTCATTCAAACTCTTTATAAGTCTAGTTTTTACAAAGTTTAATCTATTTTTTTCACTATTTTCAACTACCAAGAGTTCTACAGCTAATTTAGCTAAGCTATTTATATCTGGTGCGACTGACATTATTCCAAGCGGAATTGTATTTCTTAAATTATCAAATCCTACAATAGGGATTCCTTTAATCTCTCGCTCTTTTAAAATCTCATCCACACAATAACTCATATTATCATTTGCACAGAAAACTGCATCAAACTGAACATCTTTATCTAAAATAGATTTCATAATCTCTCTTGCTTTTTCATCAGAGTAATCTCCATTATAAACTATTGGAGAGATTCCAAAACTTTTAACAGCTTCTAAATACCCTTTTTCTCTCTCTTTACCTGAAAGTTTCTCTTTATCTCCTGAAATATGAACTATTTTTCTCTTTCCTATTTCTAACAGATGATTTGTAGCTAAAAGTGCACCTGTAAAATCATCTGTATTTATATAATAAACCTCATTGTTTGAAGATATTGGATTAGAGGTATAGTCTACCAAAACCATCGGTGAAAACTTCTGTAAAATATTTTCTATATTTTTATCTCCATCTTTAAATCCAATAAAAACTCCACCTACTATGCTTCTATTCATATATAGAGATTCAATTTTATGAAAGGTATCATCATTTATAACATCTACCAAAAGTTGATACTCCAATTTTAAAGATTCTTTCAAAACTCTATTTATAAAATCAAGATAGTAACCAAAAGATAATCCATTATCCAATATTCTATTTTTATCACTATTATCTCCATAGATAAAAAGTCCAATAGTTCTGCTTTTCTTTCCCGCTAAAACTTGAGCACTACTATTTGGAATATATCCTAACTCTTTTATTGCTCTTAAAACAATCTCCTTTGTTTCAGGCGGAACATTTGAATAGTTGTTTATAACCCTTGAAACTGTACTTCTTGACACTCCAGCTAACTGAGCTACCTTAGTACTATTTATTTTCATTCTTCCTCCATTCTCTAACAAAAAAATATTTTTTTGTTTCGTGAACACGTGTTTATTATATTTATAAAACGATTATATTGTATTTTGAACACTTTTACAATATTTTTTTATTTTTTAGATATTAGTTATTTTACCTCAGTAAAAAAAGTTAAAATATAAATGTTTTTCTTTTAAATAAAAGGAAGATTTATTTTTTTTTGTAGAAATTAAAGGATTAAATTACTTCAGGAGGTTTTTATGCTTACATTCGAACATTTTATTATGGATTTTTTTAAAGTTTTTCTACACTGGTTAGCTTTTTTCTTTACAGCTCTTTCTATTGGTGTTATCTGTTTTGGTTTTTTAAAAAGTTTAAAACTTTTATTTCCCAATAAAGAGAAATTAAGTTTTAGTAAAATCATGAGAGATAACTTTGATAAATATATTTTAGTCGGTTTGCAATTTCTGATTATCGCAGATATTATCGACACAATTATATTAAGAGATCTTCAAAACATAATTTTAGTTTTACTTATTGTAATTATAAGAACCATCATGAGTTGGGAGATTGAGAAGCATAAAAGCTGAAACTTTTCACAAGGTTTCAGCTTTTATGCTATTGACAATATTTTTTTAGTGTGCTACATTAAAGGTATTAACTAGTTTTAGGTGTAATTGTGTACACTATTAAATCACAATATATTATTTCGACATATTATTTAAGGAGATATTAAGAATGAAAAAAATTGTTGTTGTTGGGAGCATTAACATGGATTTAGTTACAATTTGTGAGAGAGCACCTCGTGGTGGAGAAACTCTTTTAGGTAAAAAATTCATGCAGATTCCTGGTGGAAAAGGAGCTAATCAAGCTGTTGCTATTGGAAAAATGAACAGCTCAGTAACTATGCTAGGAAAAATTGGTAAAGAGGGTATGGGAGATATTCTTTTAAACTCTATGAAAAAAGATGGAGTAGACGTTTCTAACATTGAATATTGTGATGAAGCTACTGGTATTGCGAAAATTATCGTTGAAGAGAATGGACAAAATAGAATAATCGTTGTCCCTGGTGCAAACTACTCTGTAGATAACGATTATATAGATAGACATATTGAAACTATAAAAAACTGTGACATAGTTGTTGCTCAACTAGAGATTCCAGTTGAAACTGTAAAATATTCTTTAAAATTAGCTAAAGAGTTAGGGAAAACTACAATTTTAAACCCAGCTCCAGCTAGAGAACTTGATTCTGAAATCATTAGTAACTCTGATTATATTATTCCGAACGAAACTGAATTAGAGATTTTATCTGGAATTCCTGTAACAGATGAGGAAAGTGTTGTGAAAGCAGCTCATATTCTACTAAACAAAGGTGTTAAAGGACTGATTGTAACTTTAGGAAGTAAAGGATGCATGTTTATAAGTAAAGAGATTAAAAAATCTTTCCCTGCTTATAAAGTAAAAGCTATTGATACAACTGCTGCTGGTGATAGTTTCATTGGTGGATTCGTAAATGGTTTAGCTGCTGGATTAACTTTTGAAGAGGCAATCGATAGAGGAACTCGTGTTGCAGCAATCTCTGTAACTAGAATTGGAGCACAAACTTCTATCCCAACTCTAGAAGAAGTATTAAATTTTAAAGGAGAATAATAATGAAAAGAGGAAGACTTTTAAATAGCGAATTATCTTATGAAATATCAAAAATTGGACATACATCACACATAACTGTTTGTGATGCAGGCCTTCCATTCCCAAAAGGAGTTAAAAGAATTGATCTAGCTATAGAAGCTGGATTCCCTAGTTTTATAAACACTTTAGATGCTATTCTTTCTGAGATGATGGTTGAAGAGATTGTTTTAGCAGAGGAGATTAAAACTATAAATCCTACTGTTTTTAATGAAATTCTTGAAACTTTCCAAAAAAATGGAATGAACCCTAAAATCAGTTTTGTAACTCATACAGAGTTTAAAGAGACTACAAAAGATAGTGAAGCGATTGTTAGAACTGGAGAGTGTACTCCTTATGCAAATATAATTTTAAAGTCAGGAGTAGTTTTCTAAAATGAATAAAGAGATTATTTTAAAAATGGAAGGTATACATAAATCTTTCCCTGGTGTTAAAGCTTTAGATGGAGCTTCTTTAAACGCTTACAAAGGAAGAGTTATGGCTTTGATGGGAGAAAACGGTGCTGGTAAATCCACTCTTATGAAAATAATGACTGGTATATACACTAAAGATGCTGGAACTGTGGCCTTCAAAGGAAAAGAGGTTGCCTTCAAGGGAACAAAAGATTCACAAGAGGCTGGAATAGCTATAATTCACCAAGAGCTAAATCTAATCGGACATATGAGTATAACTGAAAATATATTTTTAGGAAGAGAGCTTACTAATAGTTTTGGAAAAATTGATTGGACTCTTATGCATAGAGAAGCTAGAACTTTACTA contains these protein-coding regions:
- a CDS encoding alpha-galactosidase — encoded protein: MIYINKENREFHLQGPNTSYIFNVMKNEQLGHLYFGKKIRHRESFKHFFYQPEVGIGIIAHHEDDPGFSLEYYKQEYPSYGTTDFRKPAFELESEDGSRVSDFVYKGYRVYKGKERLDGLPSTYVESEDEANTLEIELKDEVLNCKLFLTYTVYKNRDVITRNARFVNHGTEKIDINRAMSFALDLPDYNYEMIHLSGAWARERFIKTRKLEVGSQYIDSTRGASSAHQNPFIILKRPNTTEDSGESIGFALVYSGNFLAHVEVDHFDATRVTMGINPFDFKWNLNPGESFTTPEAIIVYSENGMNEMSKTFHKLFRERVARGEWRDKERPILVNNWEATYFDFNEDKIVAMASKAKKLGFELFVLDDGWFGKRDDDKTSLGDWFPNLDKLPNGVKGLGERVVNEDIRFGLWFEPEMISKNSKLYEEHPDWILGVKNRRLSMGRNQYILDLSKPEVRKYIVDILSERFSEAPISYVKWDMNRNMTEITYRDLPHKYILGLYEILEELTTKFPHILFESCASGGGRFDAGMLHYMPQVWTSDDTDAIVRLNIQHGTSLAYPLISMGAHVSDIPNHQTARKTSLECRNHVAAFGNFGYELDLLKFDESTEESVKKHLEFYKENRRLIQFGDFYRLESPFEGNSAAWMVVDKEREEALVGHFTILASPNPGYNAKVILKGLNPDKKYSVNGEFEAYGDELMNVGIVFPQLDRYFSKDSETQDFKSKVFKLKEVK
- a CDS encoding LacI family DNA-binding transcriptional regulator, giving the protein MKINSTKVAQLAGVSRSTVSRVINNYSNVPPETKEIVLRAIKELGYIPNSSAQVLAGKKSRTIGLFIYGDNSDKNRILDNGLSFGYYLDFINRVLKESLKLEYQLLVDVINDDTFHKIESLYMNRSIVGGVFIGFKDGDKNIENILQKFSPMVLVDYTSNPISSNNEVYYINTDDFTGALLATNHLLEIGKRKIVHISGDKEKLSGKEREKGYLEAVKSFGISPIVYNGDYSDEKAREIMKSILDKDVQFDAVFCANDNMSYCVDEILKEREIKGIPIVGFDNLRNTIPLGIMSVAPDINSLAKLAVELLVVENSEKNRLNFVKTRLIKSLNEYIKESYLD
- a CDS encoding DUF1622 domain-containing protein; the encoded protein is MLTFEHFIMDFFKVFLHWLAFFFTALSIGVICFGFLKSLKLLFPNKEKLSFSKIMRDNFDKYILVGLQFLIIADIIDTIILRDLQNIILVLLIVIIRTIMSWEIEKHKS
- the rbsK gene encoding ribokinase, with product MKKIVVVGSINMDLVTICERAPRGGETLLGKKFMQIPGGKGANQAVAIGKMNSSVTMLGKIGKEGMGDILLNSMKKDGVDVSNIEYCDEATGIAKIIVEENGQNRIIVVPGANYSVDNDYIDRHIETIKNCDIVVAQLEIPVETVKYSLKLAKELGKTTILNPAPARELDSEIISNSDYIIPNETELEILSGIPVTDEESVVKAAHILLNKGVKGLIVTLGSKGCMFISKEIKKSFPAYKVKAIDTTAAGDSFIGGFVNGLAAGLTFEEAIDRGTRVAAISVTRIGAQTSIPTLEEVLNFKGE
- the rbsD gene encoding D-ribose pyranase, whose protein sequence is MKRGRLLNSELSYEISKIGHTSHITVCDAGLPFPKGVKRIDLAIEAGFPSFINTLDAILSEMMVEEIVLAEEIKTINPTVFNEILETFQKNGMNPKISFVTHTEFKETTKDSEAIVRTGECTPYANIILKSGVVF